The following are encoded together in the Chlorocebus sabaeus isolate Y175 chromosome 12, mChlSab1.0.hap1, whole genome shotgun sequence genome:
- the ZNF483 gene encoding zinc finger protein 483 isoform X1, with product MQAVVPLNKMTAISPDPQTLASTEQNEVPKVVTSGEQEAILRGNAADAESFRQRFRWFCYSEVAGPRKALSQLWELCIQWLRPDIHTKEQILELLVFEQFLTILPGEIRIWVKSQHPESSEEVVTLIEDLTQMLEEKEDPVSQDSTVSQEENSKEDKMVAVCPNTESRESITLKDVAVNFSRGEWKKLEPFQKELYKEVLLENFRNLEFLDFPVSKLELISQLKWVELPWLLEEVSKGSRPDESALDKIIERCLRDDDYGLMEEFQQYCGSSEDDHGNQGNSKGTVTQNKTLGSGNRGEEFDPGKSPFGHNFKETSDLIKHLKVYLRKKSRRYNESKKPFSFHSDLVLNRKEKTTGEKSRKSNDGGKVLSHSSALTEHQKRQKIHLGDRSQKCSKCGIIFIRRSTLSRRKIPMCEKCRKDSCQEAALNKDEGNETGEKTHKCSKCGKAFGYSASLTKHRRIHTGEKPYMCNECGKAFSDSSSLTPHHRTHSGEKPFKCDDCGKGFTLSAHLIKHQRIHTGEKPYKCKDCGRPFSDSSSLIQHQRIHTGEKPYTCNNCGKSFSHSSSLSKHQRIHTGEKPYKCGECGKAFRQNSCLTRHQRIHTGEKPYLCNDCGMTFSHFTSVIYHQRLHSGEKPYKCNQCEKAFPTHSLLSRHQRIHTGVKPYKCKECGKSFSQSSSLNEHHRIHTGEKPYECNYCGATFSRSSILVEHLKIHTGRREYECNECEKTFKSNSGLIRHRGFHAAE from the exons ATGCAAGCTGTAGTGCCCTTGAACAAGATGACAGCCATCTCACCAGACCCTCAAACTCTGGCCTCGACTGAACAAAATGAGGTCCCAAAAGTGGTTACTTCTGGGGAGCAAGAAGCTATTTTAAGAGGAAATGCGGCTGACGCAGAGTCTTTCAGACAGAGGTTTAGGTGGTTTTGTTACTCAGAAGTAGCTGGACCCAGGAAAGCTCTGAGTCAACTCTGGGAGCTCTGCATTCAGTGGCTGAGACCAGACATTCACACGAAAGAACAGATTTTAGAGCTTTTGGTATTTGAGCAGTTCCTGACCATTTTGCCTGGGGAGATCAGGATTTGGGTAAAGTCACAACATCCTGAGAGTAGTGAGGAGGTGGTGACCCTAATAGAAGATTTGACCCAGATGCTTGAAGAAAAAGAAG ATCCAGTCTCTCAAGATTCTACTGTTTCCCAAGAGGAGAACTCAAAAGAGGATAAAATGGTCGCTGTTTGTCCCAATACTGAGTCTCGT GAATCTATAACGTTGAAGGATGTAGCTGTGAACTTTTCAAGAGGAGAGTGGAAGAAGCTGGAGCCTTTTCAAAAGGAGCTATATAAGGAAGTGCTACTGGAAAACTTCAGGAACCTAGAATTTCTGG ACTTTCCAGTTTCAAAATTAGAGTTGATTTCCCAGCTAAAGTGGGTTGAATTGCCATGGCTGCTGGAAGAAGTCTCAAAAGGCTCCCGACCAG atGAATCGGCTTtagataaaataatagaaagatgCCTCAGGGATGATGATTATGGCTTGATGGAAGAATTCCAGCAATATTGTGGCAGCTCAGAGGACGATCACGGTAATCAGGGAAATTCAAAAGGAACagtcacacaaaacaaaactcttgggAGTGGCAATAGGGGTGAGGAATTTGACCCAGGTAAAAGCCCCTTTGGACATAATTTCAAAGAAACTTCAGACTTAATTAAACATCTGAAAGTCTACTTGAGGAAGAAATCTCGGAGGTATAATGAAAGCAAGAAACCCTTCAGTTTTCATTCAGACCTCGTTCTGAACCGCAAGGAGAAAACCACTGGAGAAAAGTCACGGAAATCTAATGATGGTGGGAAAGTCTTAAGTCATTCTTCAGCTCTTACTGAACATCAGAAACGTCAGAAGATTCATTTGGGGGATAGGTCCCAAAAGTGCAGTAAGTGTGGGATAATCTTTATTAGAAGATCAACTCTTTCTAGGAGAAAAATCCCTATGTGTGAGAAATGTCGGAAAGATTCATGTCAAGAAGCAGCCTTAAATAAAGATGAGGGAAATGAGACTGGAGAAAAAACTCATAAATGTAGTAAGTGTGGAAAAGCCTTTGGCTATAGCGCCTCACTCACCAAACATcggagaattcacactggagaaaaaccttatatgtgtaatgaatgtggaaaagcttttaGTGATAGTTCATCGCTCACACCACATCATAGAACTCACAGTGGAGAGAAACCCTTCAAATGTGATGATTGTGGGAAAGGTTTCACCCTAAGTGCTCACCTCATtaaacatcagagaattcatactggagaaaaaccttatAAATGTAAAGACTGTGGGAGACCCTTCAGTGACAGTTCATCTCTTATTCAACATCAGCGAATTCATACCGGAGAAAAACCCTATACATGTAACAATTGTGGAAAATCCTTCAGTCATAGCTCATCCCTTTCcaaacatcagagaattcatactggagagaaaccctataaatgtggcgaatgtggaaaagcctttagACAGAATTCATGCCTTACCCggcatcagagaattcacactggagaaaaaccgTATTTGTGTAATGATTGCGGAATGACTTTTAGCCATTTTACATCTGTGATTTATCATCAAAGACTTCATTCAGGagaaaaaccctacaaatgtaacCAATGTGAGAAAGCCTTCCCAACTCATTCACTGCTTAGTCgtcatcagagaattcatactggtgtaaaaccttataaatgtaaagaatgtgggaagTCCTTCAGTCAGAGTTCATCTCTTAATGAGCACCACCgaattcatacaggagagaaaccctatgaatgtaactATTGTGGTGCAACCTTTAGTCGAAGCTCAATCCTTGTAGAACACCTAAAAATTCACACCGGAAGGAGAGAATATGAATGTAACGAATGTGAGAAGACATTTAAAAGTAATTCAGGCCTCATTAGACATCGGGGATTTCATGCCGCAGAGTAA
- the ZNF483 gene encoding zinc finger protein 483 isoform X2 — MQAVVPLNKMTAISPDPQTLASTEQNEVPKVVTSGEQEAILRGNAADAESFRQRFRWFCYSEVAGPRKALSQLWELCIQWLRPDIHTKEQILELLVFEQFLTILPGEIRIWVKSQHPESSEEVVTLIEDLTQMLEEKEDPVSQDSTVSQEENSKEDKMVAVCPNTESRESITLKDVAVNFSRGEWKKLEPFQKELYKEVLLENFRNLEFLDFPVSKLELISQLKWVELPWLLEEVSKGSRPGIHGAEKKMQIFCEAE; from the exons ATGCAAGCTGTAGTGCCCTTGAACAAGATGACAGCCATCTCACCAGACCCTCAAACTCTGGCCTCGACTGAACAAAATGAGGTCCCAAAAGTGGTTACTTCTGGGGAGCAAGAAGCTATTTTAAGAGGAAATGCGGCTGACGCAGAGTCTTTCAGACAGAGGTTTAGGTGGTTTTGTTACTCAGAAGTAGCTGGACCCAGGAAAGCTCTGAGTCAACTCTGGGAGCTCTGCATTCAGTGGCTGAGACCAGACATTCACACGAAAGAACAGATTTTAGAGCTTTTGGTATTTGAGCAGTTCCTGACCATTTTGCCTGGGGAGATCAGGATTTGGGTAAAGTCACAACATCCTGAGAGTAGTGAGGAGGTGGTGACCCTAATAGAAGATTTGACCCAGATGCTTGAAGAAAAAGAAG ATCCAGTCTCTCAAGATTCTACTGTTTCCCAAGAGGAGAACTCAAAAGAGGATAAAATGGTCGCTGTTTGTCCCAATACTGAGTCTCGT GAATCTATAACGTTGAAGGATGTAGCTGTGAACTTTTCAAGAGGAGAGTGGAAGAAGCTGGAGCCTTTTCAAAAGGAGCTATATAAGGAAGTGCTACTGGAAAACTTCAGGAACCTAGAATTTCTGG ACTTTCCAGTTTCAAAATTAGAGTTGATTTCCCAGCTAAAGTGGGTTGAATTGCCATGGCTGCTGGAAGAAGTCTCAAAAGGCTCCCGACCAG